From one Flavobacteriales bacterium genomic stretch:
- a CDS encoding helicase — MRLIPNTGSDRVIDALESALTKGAELDLATTGFSLFTFADLRAKLEALKAARVILPKDNGNGLELLGTEADRAERNKLHQRWLARECATWLKAKATIRQSNRPMGQSVLVARNNGNGTLSISGDCAFTTDGFGITPTSKTSLVQCTEGAAESDVLEKWFNDLWTGLGDGDKAKTEFLGHLQELVDHKAPSLIYYTILYNLFRELRDELDEERIVKSATGIHNTMVWKKLFKFQRDGAIGAIDKLERIGGCIIADSVGLGKTFEALAVIKYYELRNDRVLVLCPKRLRDNWTLYKGNDVRNILAADRFNYDVLNHTDLGREGGQSGDIDLAFVNWGNYDLVVIDESHNFRNKATHREHETRYDRLMRDIIRSGVKTKVLMLSATPVNNRLADLKNQIAFVTEGNDSALEGYQIPSVETTTRKAQTQFNRWSELAEADRTPSKLLDMLGFDYFKLLDLITIARSRRHIEKYYGTLETGRFPERLKPMNHYADVDISGEFPSIHEVNKEIRRLNLAAYAPLRNVLPKKQAAYDAKYSISIRGGASMFRQVDREESLIHLMRVNLLKRMESSVNSFALTLMRQLHDVEALLKKLDDHDESIEELDIEDLDVDDPTYESLLVGRKVKVLVQDVDRTKWRQELMEDRNRLDTLLSAATAVIPDRDHKLDQLKKIIVEKLNAPINKGNKKIIVFTAFADTAKYLYEQLATWAQSEHGIHAALVTGAGGNKTNLGTLRTDLSSILTAFSPRSKERPAQLADEGELDLLIATDCISEGQNLQDCDYLVNYDIHWNPVRIIQRFGRIDRIGSPNKQIQLVNFWPNMELDEYINLQQRVSGRMTLMDISATGEENIIHNQSGDPMNDLEYRRKQLTQLRDAVIDLENLNNGISITDLTLNDFRIDLGGYLRDHREQLDRMPLGSFAVTTTSEDAIPPGVIFCLRAVGEKAEEAFDPGYPLAPHYLVHVGDDGSMVLGYTQVKPLLDRLKRTTMGRDLPDAMAAKRMDKATKDGADMSHYQKLLAAGVESLVGKSTERAVASLFTPGGTHVLQGEFRGINDLEVVAYLVLLPEA, encoded by the coding sequence ATGCGCCTTATCCCCAACACAGGTTCCGATCGTGTCATCGACGCGCTGGAAAGCGCATTGACCAAAGGCGCGGAGCTCGATCTCGCGACCACTGGCTTCAGCCTATTCACCTTCGCGGACTTACGCGCCAAGCTCGAAGCGCTCAAAGCTGCGCGTGTCATCCTGCCGAAAGACAATGGCAATGGCCTGGAGTTGCTTGGCACCGAAGCTGACCGTGCAGAGCGCAATAAGCTTCATCAGCGTTGGCTCGCGCGTGAGTGCGCTACCTGGCTAAAGGCAAAGGCGACTATCCGCCAATCCAACAGGCCCATGGGCCAAAGTGTCCTGGTCGCCAGAAACAACGGCAACGGCACATTGTCCATCTCCGGAGATTGCGCATTCACCACCGATGGCTTCGGCATAACCCCGACCTCGAAGACCAGCCTGGTGCAATGCACTGAGGGTGCGGCCGAGTCGGACGTGCTGGAGAAGTGGTTCAACGACCTATGGACCGGGCTCGGTGACGGCGACAAAGCCAAGACCGAATTCCTAGGCCACTTGCAAGAGTTGGTGGACCACAAAGCCCCCTCGCTCATCTACTACACCATCCTCTACAACCTCTTCCGCGAATTGCGCGACGAGTTGGACGAGGAGCGCATTGTGAAGAGCGCCACGGGCATCCACAACACCATGGTGTGGAAGAAGCTGTTCAAATTCCAGCGCGATGGGGCCATTGGTGCCATTGACAAGTTGGAGCGCATCGGTGGTTGCATTATCGCCGACAGCGTGGGCTTGGGCAAGACCTTCGAGGCGCTGGCCGTCATCAAGTATTACGAGCTGCGCAACGACCGTGTGCTCGTGCTTTGCCCCAAACGCCTGCGCGACAACTGGACCTTGTACAAGGGCAACGATGTGCGCAACATCCTTGCTGCCGACCGCTTCAACTACGATGTGCTCAACCACACCGACCTTGGGCGGGAAGGCGGACAAAGCGGCGACATCGACCTTGCCTTTGTGAACTGGGGCAACTACGATCTTGTGGTCATCGACGAGAGCCACAACTTCCGGAACAAGGCCACGCACCGCGAGCACGAAACACGGTATGACCGCTTGATGCGTGATATCATTCGCAGCGGCGTGAAGACCAAGGTGCTCATGCTGAGCGCTACACCGGTGAACAACCGCTTGGCCGACCTTAAGAACCAGATCGCCTTTGTGACCGAAGGCAACGACAGCGCCCTCGAAGGCTACCAGATACCCAGCGTGGAGACCACCACGCGCAAGGCACAAACGCAATTCAACCGCTGGAGTGAACTGGCTGAAGCGGACCGCACGCCTTCCAAGCTGCTGGATATGCTGGGCTTCGATTACTTTAAGCTGCTGGACCTGATCACCATCGCGCGTTCGCGCAGGCACATCGAGAAGTACTATGGCACCTTGGAGACCGGTCGCTTTCCCGAGCGACTGAAGCCGATGAACCACTATGCCGATGTGGACATCAGCGGCGAGTTCCCTAGCATACACGAGGTGAACAAGGAGATACGCCGCTTGAACCTTGCGGCTTATGCACCGTTGCGCAACGTGCTGCCGAAGAAGCAAGCCGCTTATGATGCCAAGTACAGCATCTCCATTCGCGGTGGCGCCAGCATGTTCCGGCAAGTGGATCGGGAAGAGAGCTTGATCCACCTCATGCGCGTGAACCTGCTGAAGCGCATGGAGAGCTCGGTGAACTCTTTCGCGCTGACGCTCATGCGCCAGTTACACGACGTGGAAGCGTTGTTGAAGAAGCTGGACGACCACGACGAGAGCATCGAGGAGTTGGACATTGAAGACCTCGATGTCGACGACCCTACCTACGAAAGTTTGCTCGTCGGTCGCAAGGTGAAGGTGTTGGTACAGGATGTGGACCGCACAAAATGGCGGCAGGAGTTGATGGAGGACCGCAACCGGCTGGATACCCTGTTGAGCGCCGCCACTGCCGTGATCCCCGATCGCGACCACAAGCTCGACCAGCTCAAGAAGATCATCGTCGAGAAGCTCAACGCACCAATAAATAAGGGCAACAAGAAGATCATCGTCTTCACCGCCTTCGCCGATACCGCCAAGTACCTCTATGAGCAATTGGCCACATGGGCACAGAGCGAGCATGGCATCCATGCCGCGCTGGTTACCGGTGCCGGTGGCAACAAGACCAATTTGGGAACGCTGCGCACCGACCTCAGCAGCATCCTCACCGCCTTCAGTCCGCGCAGCAAGGAGCGGCCTGCACAACTTGCAGATGAAGGTGAACTGGACCTGCTCATCGCCACGGACTGCATCAGCGAAGGGCAGAACCTGCAGGACTGCGATTACCTGGTGAACTACGACATCCACTGGAACCCGGTGCGCATCATCCAGCGCTTCGGTCGCATCGACCGCATCGGCTCGCCCAACAAGCAGATCCAGCTCGTGAACTTCTGGCCCAACATGGAGCTGGACGAATACATCAACCTGCAACAGCGCGTGAGCGGCCGCATGACCTTGATGGACATCAGCGCCACCGGCGAGGAGAATATCATCCACAACCAGAGCGGCGACCCGATGAACGACCTGGAGTATCGCCGCAAGCAGCTCACACAATTGCGCGATGCCGTCATCGATTTGGAGAATCTGAACAACGGCATCTCCATCACCGACCTTACCCTGAACGATTTCCGCATCGACCTCGGCGGCTACCTGCGCGACCATCGCGAACAACTGGACCGCATGCCCTTGGGCAGCTTCGCCGTTACCACCACCAGCGAGGATGCCATCCCGCCGGGCGTCATCTTCTGCCTGCGCGCCGTGGGCGAAAAGGCCGAAGAAGCCTTTGACCCCGGCTACCCGCTGGCACCGCACTACTTGGTGCATGTGGGCGATGATGGCAGCATGGTGCTCGGCTACACGCAGGTGAAGCCGTTGCTGGACCGCTTGAAGCGCACCACCATGGGCCGCGACCTGCCCGATGCCATGGCCGCGAAGCGCATGGACAAGGCCACGAAGGATGGCGCCGACATGAGCCACTACCAGAAACTGCTGGCGGCCGGTGTGGAAAGTCTCGTGGGCAAGAGCACCGAACGCGCGGTGGCCAGCCTCTTCACGCCCGGCGGCACGCACGTGCTGCAAGGCGAGTTCCGCGGCATCAACGACCTGGAGGTGGTCGCATACCTGGTGTTGTTGCCCGAGGCATGA
- a CDS encoding DUF4391 domain-containing protein, with product METVVDALALPPKAMVRQRIPKKVLLEQGLPTAADKRAVQDGLEELWWVAALKPATCGLAAYTDAERDYAEVAVLALLLRPAAKATRLVELVHRAIPYPVVLLAHAGKDCTLTLATKRAHQTEKARWVVDEVRSTPALTESDALLPAMALHAQGVKDLRTLYERWLAQVEAAQAATITGRFRVPKNAEEHLQLREALEKVSALERELVQLRAKAKREKQMNRAVKLNLAIKSVERKLTRIMNDELLRN from the coding sequence ATGGAAACCGTTGTGGATGCCCTGGCCCTGCCGCCGAAGGCCATGGTGCGCCAGCGCATCCCCAAGAAGGTGCTGCTGGAGCAGGGCCTGCCCACGGCTGCCGACAAGCGCGCCGTGCAGGACGGCCTCGAAGAACTCTGGTGGGTAGCCGCATTGAAACCCGCCACCTGTGGCCTGGCCGCCTACACCGACGCTGAACGCGACTACGCCGAAGTAGCCGTGCTCGCACTGCTGCTGCGCCCGGCTGCGAAAGCCACACGCTTGGTGGAACTGGTACACCGCGCCATACCCTATCCCGTAGTGCTGCTCGCACATGCCGGAAAGGATTGCACCCTGACGCTGGCCACTAAGCGCGCGCACCAAACTGAGAAGGCCCGTTGGGTTGTGGATGAAGTACGCAGTACACCAGCGCTCACCGAAAGCGATGCGCTGTTGCCTGCCATGGCCCTGCACGCACAAGGCGTAAAAGACCTGCGCACGCTCTACGAACGTTGGCTCGCCCAAGTGGAAGCCGCCCAAGCCGCCACCATCACCGGACGCTTTCGTGTGCCGAAGAACGCCGAGGAACACCTGCAATTGCGCGAAGCCTTGGAGAAGGTGAGCGCCTTGGAGCGCGAGCTGGTGCAGTTGCGCGCCAAGGCCAAGCGCGAGAAGCAGATGAACCGAGCGGTGAAGTTGAATCTGGCGATCAAGAGCGTGGAGCGAAAGCTCACGCGCATCATGAATGATGAACTACTGAGGAACTGA
- a CDS encoding site-specific DNA-methyltransferase, producing the protein MKKLTPDSPEAKSLDLIGANIAKLKALFPELLTEGKDGAAVNVDVLMQLVGDATATDTDEKYGLTWNGKRKARLEALKPSTGTLRPAKDDSVEWDSTQNLVIEGDNLEVLKLLQKSYANQVKLIYIDPPYNTGKDFVYPDDYQDNLRNYKERQGTLGVEQNAETSGRYHTDWLNMLYPRLIIAKTILHPEGLMIIHMDEHEQANAEKLLAEIFGEDCVLGVAVWDKRNPKGDATGLAYQHESVLFVAKDADKLAVAGGLSRRKKNADAILSKAAKLFSRIGKEDLPADLKEVAKDYKLARECTSEFIRPIGLAEVNEEFESWIKAQNFSGGEEAYSMIDENGEVYQSVSMAWPNKKQAPEDYFIPLKHPVTKEDCPVPARGWRNPPATMEKLLVAGEILFGSDHTTQPRRKYLLKKNMNEILPSVLSYGGSDDALLKEMGIPFEHPKPVGFARELITTIKGNDAVVVDFFAGSGTTGHAVMAQNATDGGTRRYFLVQLDEPLNSEKKEQKVAAEFCDKLGKPRTIAELTKERLRRAAKKVKAENPLFHGDLGFRVFKLDTSNLKAWDPNTNTVREDLLSVAEHVKPDRSNDDLLYELLLKKGLDLAVPMEQKTIAGQVVHAIGGGVMLACLADAIDTKVAEPLALGIAEWHKQLAPANDKETVVVFKDSAFDSNVAKSNLTEILKQRGLEKVNSI; encoded by the coding sequence ATGAAGAAGCTGACCCCCGACTCCCCCGAAGCCAAGAGCCTGGATCTGATCGGAGCGAACATCGCCAAGCTGAAAGCCCTCTTCCCCGAGCTGCTTACCGAGGGCAAGGACGGCGCCGCCGTGAACGTGGACGTGCTGATGCAACTGGTGGGCGATGCCACCGCGACCGATACCGACGAGAAGTACGGCCTTACTTGGAACGGCAAGCGCAAGGCACGGCTGGAAGCACTAAAACCCAGCACCGGCACCCTGCGCCCCGCCAAGGACGATAGCGTGGAGTGGGACAGCACCCAGAACCTTGTGATCGAAGGCGACAACCTGGAGGTGTTGAAGCTGCTGCAGAAGAGCTACGCCAACCAGGTGAAGCTGATCTACATAGACCCGCCGTACAACACAGGCAAGGACTTCGTGTACCCCGATGACTATCAGGACAACCTCCGGAACTACAAGGAGCGCCAAGGCACCTTGGGCGTCGAACAGAACGCTGAAACCAGTGGGCGCTACCACACGGATTGGCTGAACATGCTCTATCCACGCCTAATTATTGCCAAGACCATCTTGCATCCTGAAGGGCTCATGATCATTCACATGGATGAGCACGAGCAAGCGAATGCTGAGAAGCTATTGGCAGAGATCTTTGGTGAGGACTGTGTGTTGGGGGTAGCCGTTTGGGACAAGCGAAATCCTAAAGGTGATGCCACCGGATTGGCATACCAACACGAATCAGTATTGTTTGTGGCGAAGGACGCTGACAAGCTCGCAGTCGCTGGAGGTTTATCACGCCGTAAGAAGAATGCCGATGCCATTCTTTCGAAAGCAGCTAAGCTGTTTTCAAGAATCGGCAAGGAGGATTTGCCCGCAGATTTGAAGGAGGTAGCAAAAGACTACAAGCTGGCTCGCGAATGCACATCGGAATTTATTCGCCCGATTGGTTTGGCTGAGGTGAACGAAGAATTCGAGAGCTGGATTAAAGCACAGAACTTTTCTGGAGGCGAAGAGGCCTATTCCATGATAGATGAGAACGGAGAGGTGTACCAAAGCGTGTCGATGGCTTGGCCGAACAAGAAGCAGGCGCCGGAAGACTATTTCATTCCGCTGAAGCATCCGGTCACCAAGGAAGATTGCCCGGTCCCAGCAAGAGGCTGGCGCAACCCACCAGCAACAATGGAAAAGTTATTGGTGGCAGGTGAAATACTCTTCGGTTCAGACCATACAACTCAGCCAAGGCGCAAGTATCTGTTGAAGAAGAACATGAACGAAATTCTGCCATCAGTCCTCAGCTATGGTGGAAGTGATGATGCCCTTCTTAAAGAAATGGGAATCCCCTTTGAGCACCCTAAACCTGTCGGGTTCGCTCGAGAACTGATCACCACGATCAAAGGGAATGATGCAGTCGTGGTAGACTTCTTCGCCGGCTCCGGCACCACCGGCCATGCGGTAATGGCGCAGAACGCCACCGATGGCGGAACCCGCCGCTACTTTCTGGTTCAGTTGGACGAGCCCTTGAACTCAGAGAAGAAAGAACAGAAAGTCGCGGCGGAGTTCTGCGACAAGCTGGGCAAGCCGCGCACCATTGCCGAGCTTACCAAGGAGCGCCTGCGCCGGGCGGCCAAGAAGGTGAAGGCCGAGAATCCGCTCTTCCACGGCGATCTGGGCTTCCGCGTCTTCAAACTGGATACCAGCAACCTGAAGGCCTGGGACCCCAACACCAACACCGTGCGCGAAGACCTGCTCTCCGTGGCCGAGCACGTAAAGCCCGACCGCAGCAACGACGACCTGCTCTACGAACTGCTGCTGAAGAAGGGCCTGGACCTGGCCGTGCCCATGGAGCAGAAGACCATCGCGGGCCAGGTGGTGCATGCCATCGGTGGCGGCGTTATGCTGGCATGCCTTGCCGATGCCATCGACACCAAAGTCGCCGAGCCGCTGGCCTTGGGCATAGCCGAGTGGCACAAGCAACTGGCCCCTGCCAACGACAAGGAAACGGTGGTGGTGTTCAAGGACAGCGCCTTCGACAGCAACGTGGCCAAGAGCAACCTTACGGAGATCCTGAAGCAGCGCGGGCTGGAGAAGGTGAACAGTATTTGA